In the Gemmatimonadota bacterium genome, one interval contains:
- a CDS encoding TRAP transporter large permease subunit codes for MPELWGPAMFVGALALIFSGYPVAFALGGTALLFAALGAATGAFDWHLLLAMPERTFGTMSNYTLLAVPFFIFMGTVLEKSRLAEQLLETIGILFGRLRGGLALGVVFVGALLAAATGVVGASVTAMGLISLPVMLRYGYQRELAVGVIAAAGTLGQIIPPSIVLIVLGDQMGVSVGALFAAAVAPGLMLTTLYALYVAGVAVLRPRRLPALPLEARALRGWVLARRVLASLLPPLLLIVVVLGSIFAGLATPTEAGALGAIGAMLLAAGKRMLTRAALAAAMSETTRLTVMVVFLLIGSTAFALVFRGLSGDLWIEETLTGLPGGALGFLLVVNAFVFLLGFFIDFFEIAFIIVPLIVAPAASLGIDLTWLAIVLAVNLQTSFLTPPFGFSLFYLRGVTPAEIPTTAMYRGVIPFIGLQLLLLLGIILFARP; via the coding sequence ATGCCGGAGCTGTGGGGGCCGGCCATGTTCGTGGGCGCGCTGGCCCTCATCTTCTCCGGCTACCCGGTGGCCTTCGCGCTGGGGGGCACGGCCCTGCTCTTTGCGGCCCTGGGCGCGGCCACCGGCGCCTTCGATTGGCACCTGCTGCTGGCCATGCCCGAGCGGACCTTCGGCACCATGTCCAACTACACGCTGCTGGCCGTGCCCTTCTTCATCTTCATGGGCACGGTGCTGGAGAAGTCGCGGCTGGCGGAGCAGCTCCTGGAGACCATCGGCATCCTGTTCGGACGGCTGCGCGGCGGGCTGGCACTGGGCGTGGTCTTCGTGGGCGCGCTGCTGGCCGCCGCGACAGGCGTGGTGGGCGCGTCCGTCACGGCCATGGGGCTGATCTCGCTCCCCGTCATGCTGCGCTACGGCTACCAGCGCGAGCTGGCGGTGGGCGTCATCGCCGCCGCCGGCACGCTGGGCCAGATCATTCCACCCAGCATCGTGCTGATCGTGCTGGGCGACCAGATGGGTGTCTCGGTGGGCGCACTCTTCGCCGCCGCCGTAGCGCCCGGACTGATGCTGACCACGCTGTACGCACTCTACGTGGCCGGCGTGGCCGTGCTCCGGCCGCGCCGCCTGCCCGCGCTACCGCTCGAGGCGCGCGCGCTCCGCGGCTGGGTCCTGGCCCGCCGCGTACTGGCCTCGCTGCTGCCGCCGCTGCTGCTGATCGTGGTCGTGCTGGGCAGCATCTTTGCCGGACTGGCCACGCCCACCGAGGCCGGCGCGCTGGGCGCGATCGGCGCCATGCTGCTGGCGGCAGGCAAGCGCATGCTGACGCGGGCCGCGCTGGCCGCGGCCATGAGCGAGACGACCCGGCTCACGGTCATGGTCGTCTTCCTGCTCATCGGCTCGACCGCCTTCGCACTCGTCTTCCGCGGCCTCTCCGGCGACCTCTGGATCGAGGAGACGCTGACCGGCCTGCCCGGCGGAGCGCTGGGCTTCCTCCTGGTCGTCAACGCCTTCGTCTTCCTGCTCGGCTTCTTCATCGACTTCTTCGAGATCGCGTTCATCATCGTGCCGCTGATCGTCGCGCCCGCGGCCAGCCTCGGCATCGACCTGACCTGGCTGGCCATCGTGCTGGCCGTCAACCTGCAGACCTCGTTCCTGACGCCGCCCTTCGGCTTCTCGCTCTTCTACCTGCGCGGCGTCACGCCCGCTGAAATCCCCACCACCGCCATGTACCGCGGCGTCATCCCCTTCATCGGGCTTCAGCTCCTGCTGCTCCTGGGCATCATCCTGTTCGCGCGGCCGTAG
- a CDS encoding TRAP transporter substrate-binding protein: protein MRRRTFLKHAAVGAAGTGLLGACARSDDAAAGAAEAGGGGGGPAVSWRLASSFPRGLDILYGSAEVLAQRVAALTGGRFRIRVHPAGEVVPGLQVMDAVQQGTVQAGHTASYYYIGKSPALAFDTGVPFGFMARQHHAWLYHGGGLDLIRQIFADFGIMTFPCGNTGVQMGGWFRRPVGSVSDLRGLRMRIPGLGGEVMSRLGVTVQVLAGGDIYPALERGAIDATEWVGPHDDEKLGFYRIAPHYYYPGWWEPGVTLSLHVNRRAWDALPEVYKEILESATREVNQDMLARYDAANPEALVRLVKQHGVQLRPYSDEILEAAYRESQGLLADLAAKDATFRRVYEHWQAFRARSLPYFAGPELRYMAFAFPKLGSLAASTAARTG, encoded by the coding sequence ATCAGGCGGCGCACCTTTCTGAAGCACGCGGCGGTGGGCGCCGCGGGCACGGGTCTGCTGGGTGCGTGCGCGAGGAGTGACGACGCCGCCGCGGGCGCTGCGGAGGCCGGCGGCGGGGGCGGCGGCCCGGCCGTGAGCTGGCGGCTGGCCTCGAGCTTCCCCCGCGGGCTGGACATCCTGTACGGCTCGGCGGAGGTGCTGGCGCAGCGGGTGGCCGCGCTGACGGGCGGGCGGTTCCGGATCCGGGTGCACCCGGCGGGCGAGGTGGTGCCCGGGCTGCAGGTGATGGATGCGGTGCAGCAGGGCACGGTCCAGGCGGGCCACACAGCCAGCTACTACTACATCGGCAAGAGCCCGGCGCTGGCGTTCGACACGGGCGTGCCCTTCGGCTTCATGGCGCGGCAGCACCACGCCTGGCTGTATCATGGCGGCGGGCTCGATCTGATCCGCCAGATCTTCGCGGATTTCGGGATCATGACCTTCCCCTGCGGCAACACGGGCGTGCAGATGGGCGGCTGGTTCCGCCGGCCGGTGGGCTCGGTCTCCGACCTGCGCGGGCTGCGCATGCGCATCCCGGGGCTGGGGGGCGAGGTCATGAGCCGGCTGGGCGTGACAGTGCAGGTGCTGGCGGGCGGCGACATCTATCCGGCGCTCGAGCGGGGCGCGATTGACGCCACCGAGTGGGTCGGCCCGCATGACGACGAGAAGCTGGGTTTCTACCGCATCGCGCCGCACTACTACTACCCCGGCTGGTGGGAGCCGGGCGTGACGCTGAGCCTGCACGTGAACCGCCGGGCCTGGGACGCGCTGCCGGAGGTCTATAAGGAGATCCTGGAGAGCGCCACACGGGAGGTGAACCAGGACATGCTGGCCCGCTACGACGCCGCCAACCCGGAGGCGCTGGTGCGACTGGTCAAACAGCATGGGGTGCAACTGCGACCATATTCCGACGAGATCCTGGAGGCCGCGTATCGGGAGAGTCAGGGGCTGCTGGCGGACCTGGCCGCCAAAGACGCGACCTTCCGGCGGGTCTACGAGCACTGGCAGGCGTTCCGTGCCAGGTCGCTCCCCTACTTTGCCGGCCCGGAACTGCGCTACATGGCCTTCGCCTTTCCCAAGCTCGGCAGCCTGGCAGCGTCTACGGCCGCGCGAACAGGATGA